The Musa acuminata AAA Group cultivar baxijiao chromosome BXJ1-8, Cavendish_Baxijiao_AAA, whole genome shotgun sequence genomic sequence CCCAACTCCACCACCCAATAGCGAATTGGAAGACGAAGGagccgagctttccgacaaaatcTAGATCTGTGGATGCATAGATCGAATCAAATCCTTTGGTTTCCCCTTTCCATCTATCTCTATCTCTTCGCTTTTAATATCGATGTAGATATGTATGTGTATTTGATCTCCATCTGTTTTGCTCTTCTCTTAATTCGACACGGCAGAGGAAACGGGGCGAGAAAGTATTTATCGTGTAATTACACTTATATATTTAGCTATTATACGCGTATTCGTTAGCACATGGTTTACTTAGTGATAATTGAGATTAAGTTAATAAATAGGAAATAAGTAAGAAAGGGCAGAAGTGTCGACGTAATCGCGCGCGAATGCAGTCGCAAGTGCCGGTCGCGCTTGCGTGCTTCGGATCCGCTCTCGGGAAGGCCGTACGCACCATGATTTGCCCCTCCCGCAAACGGTCCACCTGTCCATGCTGATGAAGGGAGATTGCGGAGTCGACAGGCGGGCCCCGACTCCGGTGGAGCTCCGCCGCGGGCTTGTTTGGACCGTGGATCTCGAATGGCGACCGGACGTGTCGTCTCCACGTTTGATGTCGTGATTCGTGCAGACTTTGAGTGTTGTTTACGTGCTTCGTGTATGAGGGACACACGCGACCGTCGGGATCGCTCGTGCTCGACGGCACGGCCTCCTGGCCAACACGCCCTTGGTAACACCCGAGTTGGTACCTTCCACAGAGAGGGTCCCGCCAGTTCCGTTCCCAGAGAGCAGCGGGCCCCCGATCGTTCCACACCACTAACTCCTGTGCGTGAGCGGGACGTCTTACCTCTAAACCTGCGGGCCCATCCCGAACCGACGGCCCCCAGTCTCGGACAGGGAGTATCTTCACACGTGGTAATGAAGACGCTGACGTATGGCTTTCGACAGTAATAGATTCCATACGTGCAGCGTCGCATTTGACGTGTGTTTGGCCTGTGTAATCTATCGGGCAATCTACAGGAGGACAGGGAGTGCCGGTGGGGTGGGAAATGATCCCGAGACTCCGTTGATGCCAGGAAACTGTTGACTTACGGACCAAGTCACTTGTTTCCATTGACTTCACTGGATACGTTCTAATAGAAACGTGGAATATGAACATCATCTTGAAGATTGTCAGGAGTCTATTTTGAAGATCATCGGAATACAAGTATTGTTTAGAAAATATGAAAGAAAAATGTTTCGACAATTCGTACGAAAGAAATAATGATCCGACGCACCTAACCATTATTTTGGTGCTCCAAAAGTCAACAAATGTGGGCGGCTTGGTACCTCATTGGGACTGCAGCAAGCAATGCTCTGCTAGACCACAAGACGCATAAAAACATAGACGTGACAACCGAGTCATGAGAAGAGGAGGAATCCCTCTGCACTTCCCGTGCATTAGGGTTGGATTGCTCCATTCAAATGTCCCATCTCCACTTTGATTTGGGAAAAAGCAGCAAACACAAGTCATCCCACCATGTGAATAACTTGACTTGGAATGCCAaaatcactctctctctctctctctctctctctctttcacacTTAGATTTAATCTAAGAACAGTAAAAGAAATCTTATTTGTTGCAGTCAGCAATTCTTATTCTAGGCCATGTCATAAATGTGGCATGAGGCCCAAATAGAGGCCCATGGGCCTGCTGATCACTCCCCaatcaaataaatataatttcttaaaatatttaccttttaatttcttagttttttatttataaatacttttattttattttttgatttttatcttaatttttgatatttgtatTGTATAAGTAAAAAGTGGGATGGAGATGACTGTAATGGTTCTTTTATCTttttgaataatatataattagttactTCTTTTATAGTAAAAAAGGATATTTTTGTGGAGTTTCATTTGGGGTTCTACTTTATGTATCTTTTCTGGTTTGTTGTTCTTTTATTTGAGATCACATCTCTTGTTTCTATTGATTAAATATATTAAGTTCGATattgatcaaaaaagtatttgttCTGATAAGAGTAATAATTGcactataaaatgataaataaaaaaattgacatgAACCTCCCAAtttattacaatatttttatcatcTTAATTAGAAAAAAGTTGAGACTATAATTTAGAATTATTGTAATATTTAACAAGAGTTTCTGTTAGATTTTACCAAACAATTAATTCTTTATTCATCTCAATATTAATGTGTTTACAGTTCAGTATTTAGACTTTTCCTGTGCAATTTATAAACTCATAATAAGATAGACAAATGAGGAACAATTAAATGTGTGAAACAGTGCTGTCTTATTACACCACAAAACTACATGGCACAGATGAACCAGTCGGCCTAATACAAGAAGCATATAACAGAAAAATACAAGAGATTCTAGCAGCACAAGCTGTAAGTGGAGCAGCAAGGTGCCAACTAATCAAGATGGAACCCTAAAAAAGGTTAGATAGTGGGCCGAAACTTTTCGACTTGTTCAAAAAGATTGCAGGATCACCGATCGCTTGAATTGATGAAGAACATGCCTGCAAGCATTGTTATCAAAATGGAGTAGCTCGGTCAGCGTTTGCCGAAGATCTGAGCCTCTGCTAGGTTGGCGGAAAGAATCTGTTGAGATTGAAAGGAAGTGTATAGAACTCCTCGTTCCGGTTGTCGCCTCTGAAGGTTCTAAATTTTACCCACCATGGCATCCCCCTGTCCTTCTTGGACTTCTCAACTTCCAACGTGTTGTCGAGAAATATGCTGACAATCAACCCAACAGTTGGAGGTGATAGGAAGATCGTATTCAAGAACCCATTGAACTGCAATCAGCAAAAGTTTATGGTGTCAACACATTGCTTCTAACAATAGAGCCTTTCCAAACATTTGACATCCATGGTTTAATCAGACAACACGTTGCTTCTAACATAGGAATTGCTAAAATTCAAATTCGGGAAAAACAACCAGGAAATACTTCGCACAACATGATAGCTTAGCAAGCCAGCAAAAGAATGACAAACAGATTGAGCAACAAAACCTCCACACTTCCTTGTCAAATGGTTATTTTGATTGCCATCTTAAAGCATAGTTGATTGATTCATTTATTTCAAGTCGCACCAAACAGATTGTAGAGAGCAAGAGACAAAGCTGTGACTAATGTAGAAAATACTCACTAATTCTGTAGAGAATTCAAACGGATGTTAAAAGATAACTAACCCATCCTGCATGTGTATTTACGGGTGCGTGACCAGAAGAAACCCGAGTATCATTGAAATATTGTGGAACAGATATTCCAAGGAAAAGTGAGAGACCAGTGATGATGAGGTTTCTCATAGAGTTCATATTTGTAAACTGAAGGAATGATATTCCAACAGAAGCtgcaaatttttcaaaaaggaaatTAGAAATATCGACAGCAAGTACACATGCAGCAAGAAAAATAAAACACATACCAACAAGGCCAAAAAGGACACAGTACAATGCAGCAAATATAGGAAATGGAATCGATGCGAAGACGGCTCCAAATTTCCCTGAAGCAACAGATCAAAACATCATCAACTGATTGCATGTTGAAAAAAACATTAACACCAGCATCGTGGAAACTGTATGAGGAATCATACCTAAGGTGGAAAAGAATATCATGAATCCAGCAGAAATCTGAACAACCCTACGGCTGCCAACTCTAGTAAGTCCAAGAAGCCCAACATTCTCCCTAAAATTGCACAGAAACTAGTGTTATCATCATTGCCATTATTATCTAGAATCAAATAAGATACATGCTGGAATTTTGTGCAATATGTACTAGTACAACACAGATCCTTTCCAGAGGCATTGCACCCGACTCACTAGTGTTATCATCATTGCCATTATTATCTAGAATCATATAAGATACATGCTGGAATTTTGTGCAATATGTACAACACGGATCCTTTTCATGGGCATTGCACCTGACTTATGGTATGGTCCCTCCCAAAATCAGGAAGCAGTGCAACACATTGTGGCCATAggtatatataattttcatgaataTTTTGCATACTCTGCATATATCTAACTCATGTTTCCCTATCACATGCAGCAGAATTTTGccaggaaaaaaaaatcttacacAGAAACAGTAGAGCCTGTTCCCGTCCCAAACAGACCATCCAGCAGTACACCTATCCCCTGTGGTGAAGCATGAATGCTAAAGCATTTTAGCATTTAGCTACAAAGCTGAAAGAAAAAAAGGATAGAGACAGGCTCAAGACTATATCACATTTGTGATCTATGAAACAAATGTGTGCATATCATGACAGCCAAAACTCAGTTTAAGTAATAAATGATGCTACACTACCTAAAGCTCAAAGACAAGAGATGCTTCTGATTTCAAGTCTGAGGTATATACACTCAGTGTTAAGTTAATAATGGATTGTAATGTTTAGCATCCCATGTAGGGATGAGGACTAACATAAAGAAAGAACTAAAAGATTCAAAGACTTATAGGAAAATAATTACAAAAAGAAAAGTACCAGAAACAAGCTTCTTAGTTGACATAGGAGCTCTCAAGACGTCTGAACACAGTTGAAAGTGTTCAACTGTGACCACAAAAACACTTCTATGCACAAGAATATAAACCGTTCTTTAGATGTTCAACTGTAGACTTTCTAGATCAACCATTCTTCGCTCAATAATTGTCCTACAATCTGTAATAACAACAAAccataatgtctcaattatttGAGCTCGGCTACATAGGTTTTTTTTCTCATTAAGTTCTCTGAAAAGTAATATCCTTAATTAAATTAAGAGCCATTAAAATCTttattcataatttttatttttcatacataCTTCTTTAGTCTTTCTTTACCTCTTCTCGTACCATTAATACATGTTGTCTCTCATCTTCTAACAATAACACCTATAAGTCAGCATAGCATATGTTTATAACAACAAAAAATGATTCTCTTAGGATATGTTTTCACCTAATTGTttataaatgaaaataatttttcctATTTTTTCTGGCAACATCACATATTCACCTTAACATGCTTATCTCAACAACAAAACTTTTactatatgttattttttaaccACCCAACACTCAAATCCATAAAGTATTATTGGCttgataattattaaatattttttctgtTAATTTAAGATGTACATTGTGTTTATACCAAACTCCCAAAACTCATCTCCACTTTAATGATCCAGTTTTTACTCTACAAATCATGTCATCATCAATTTCTCCATCGAATTGAAGTGATCCAAAATACTTAAAATTTTTGCTTTTAAAACTTACCCGTGTAACTTTACTATATAATATTATACACCTAGTATTAGTAAAATTAGGTCTCACATATTCCATCTCAGTCCTATTTAATTTAAAACCTTTAGTTTTCATAACTCAGTTTTAAATTATTAGAATCTCATCAACTAAAACAATGTCATCTACAAATAAAATACAACAAGAAGCTGTATCATGCATGGTTCGCCTTACCAATCTGTACCAATGTATCGATCGTCGGTAAGATACGTACTGATATACTGACACACGATACGATGGGGTATACCGACAGATtgatatgtaccgcccatatgGACCCCTTGTtgaaccggtatgtaccgcccgtaccaagtGGTATGCTGTAGTGCGACGAACCTTGCTATCATGTACATAACTTGTTTATCCATTACCAAAGAAGTTTGTCCTGCAATCTATCTATTGCTATAATCAATTGTAAGTTTTAAGCTTAGCCATAAAAATTTATGATGCAAACTATCAACTAACCAATATGTATAGATGCACATAACCATGCCTATATGTGTGTATGCATAGATATCTGATTTGGTATACATTTAAATTTGTTGTTTCAAAACATGAGACTAAACTGTTGTGCAAGTATTAGGGCTATGTGTATGTGGACATGAAATGAAATTAGAACATAACAAGCTCCAGAACTCAACAAGAACAGAATTTATCCAAGTAGACAAAGTTAAGTATCAGACCTGCCAACCAATGCCTCGGCTCAATACATAAGCAGGAGGAGGTGTTGCAATAGCTAGGCGTGATGCTGCCTTATATGCACCAGTTGACTGCAGTTTTGGGCAAAAGAAACTTAAAAGATATTCCTAGAAACACAGAAATTATATTCAGCTGTACCTCTATGATAGAAACCAATACAGCAGCCATCATGGCTACTGAATGGCCAGCATCAAAAGTCGGTGCACCCCATTGCAAAGGATATGGGAACTTGAACCTGGAAGAATTAGTCCATGAAAAGAAAGGGTGCACACTCCAAAAGTTAGATTAAACGGGCAAGCAGCATGTAGTGTGAAACTTTACCAAGGAGCGGATGATATTAGATTTGCCCTATCAGTGCGACAGCTGTTTTGAGTTCTTGCAGGTCTATGGTTATATGCGCCACCTGCTGTTAGGATAAGAGAATATATCCAAATGATTGTGACACAGATGAGAACTGGAAAGCGTTCAAAGATGGGAATATCTCTGAAAGGCCTGTAGTGCTTCAGATACTGCAAATTACAAAATTTTCTCAACTAATCAAATTGAGTagccaaaagaaagaagaaacctAGTTTTGCAAAAAAAATAAACTACCTGTGACAGCCCAATGAGCATCAAAAGCATTGGAATGCCTATTTCCACACAGTTTCCTACCTAAAGAGCaaaacatttttctttaaatgcagttTTTTTTACACAACAACTGTGACTCTTATTGTAGAGAAAATGATGCTAAAGTATTACTGACATACAGCAGAGAAACCTCGATCAAATAGTCCCAAGCCAACCAATCCAATTACAGGTGCCATACCTAGCGGACTGAAAAACCTGTAAAGCAACACAGTGGAAATTACATATACAAATAACAAAAATGCTGACATCTTTGGGCTCTGAAGGACTACCTTGAAAAGATCCCCCAAAGCTGACTATAACCAATTATTATCTGCAAACTGGATGCAATGATTAGTGCTCCCTGAATGGCTCTCATAGTTTGCAAAAACCTCTGCAAGTTGAACACATGGAATACTCAGCAGCATGTATGATTAACTAGGTAAATGGTGAAAAAGAAGATGACCTGTAATGGTGCAATCCAATTATTCCCACATTATGGGCTAAGCACTGATGTCATATTTGTCACAATATGAGCCCAAAACCACATGGGAGTACCCACAAAATGGGGTGTGATTTAGGACTTGGGTAGTGAAAAACTTACTATTTAAAGCTTAGCCAAATCTGATGTGAGATTAATCGGATTGGGGTATTACATGGTCATAAGCTTTAGAGAGCCCTTAATAGAGAATATAGGAACTCACTTCATGTGGATCAGGAATTTGCTGCAAAGATGAGTCTCGAATGATATAAAGGATAGGTATCACATAAGAGAAGGAACCACCCACGATGGTTGGTAAACGTGTTCCAAACAATGCTTGCAAAAGCGTGTTGATGCCAGATACAAACAACAATGTTTGTATAACTCGAATCTTGTCAGCCTAAGAAATATAGGAAAGCATGTCAATAAGAAAAGCACCAATCAGCAAAGTGAGTGTGCAAAATATCCATTGCTGACACGATAAAGTATATCTGTATAGCTGACCGTCTGAAATGAATTTTAACTTACATCAGTCCCACCCATTAGTGGAACAAGCATTGAGGGAATCATCACACTGGTGCCAAGCATTAGAATGTAATTTTGAAAAGCCAACAAGATAGTTTCAACTGCAGGAAAGAGACATAGACAAATGCTTATTATAAACAAAGAAGATGGCTTCTTATAAGAAACATATGCTGAAACATATGCTGGAACAGAAGGAACAGCAAATTGTTGTTATACGTGTAAGCTGAATGATACATGGTTTACATTTCCACATAAATAGGTCTCCAGTTAAAGTTATCACTCATCAATAACTGTTAGTGAGGCCAAAGAATGATGTGATTAAAAATTAAGAGTTTATACTTGTCCAGAGGAAACAGGCATGCAAGCTTATGCTTGGTCAAAGTTGAAATCGAACCAATCAAAACCATTAGTAGCTAATCTTAGCCAAATTTTCAATACCTAAATAACTATCCACAAAAgtgactcaaaacaaaaactgaaatgaaaaataaaaacaaaacattAACAGGACAAAACAAGAAATTAGAGAGGAAAAGCAAGAGAAGCAACCATCATCTCCACATTACCTTAAAAAACTGAAAGAAAAGCATGCTCTAGGCCACTTTTAAATACTTGCATATAACCTAATAGCAAAGAGACAGAAAGAAAGTGACAGACAAGGGTACAGAGTTTCATATGGTAGAGCATATGGAAGGACAGAGTAATAGTATCACAAGGATGCCCAAGTGACAATACTGGCATtaacctcctccctctctttttcAGCTGCTTCCCCTAATGATTGATGTGCTACATGAGCACTCGAGATCAAAGTTTCAGGACACTACTACAGATCAAATAACCCTTTATCAAGACTACAAATATTTAACAAACCAAAAACATGATGATACTATGAAGGTAACGGAGAGCAGAAAAACAAATTGTAAAtagaaaattaatgatatgatagTAGACCTCAACACCGTGAACCTGCAAATCCTGCACCTCACCTCAGAACCATAAACAGGGGGTTCAAAATTGTCATTGACAGGGACAAAGATTACTCAGTGACAAAATTAACTTGGATAAAGATGTGGCCATATATCTTAAAATACTATAATGCATCAGATTCAGGCTTCCTACATAATCCTTCATGAGGAATAGCACATGGACACCTACATTACCAATGAAGCACCAGTGTGAATAGTCCCCTTGACAAAATTCAATCCTGTCAGAATTTTTCGATAGATTTTGATGAACAATAAGCTTATCTTATACTTGTATCTCAAGAAGATAAACTGATAACAAGATATACAGAATACCTGGCGGAGAAACATGCTAGACTCTTCCAAGACCTTAAGGAGATCTTAGATAACCCTTCAATTATGGGCAAGTTATCCTAATGGCATCTTACTATATAGTGCAAACAAAGCAAGAAGTGATACAATATCTATCTGCAGAAAATAGAAGCAGAGAAGTCAAATGAGGTCCGGAAATTCATCACAAACTATCAAGTAGATTTTGTTGCCCTGATAATTGAACCTAGAAGCACAAAGAGATTCCACTATCTTCTAGACAACATAACTCTTCCCATTGTGCAGAGTGCATAGCCATAAAATAGCATTGAAACCAAACAGGCAGCAATAAAATGTCTGAAAAGAAGTCCACCATTTTGTGGGAGAAAAATCTGGAAGCACTAAGAAGTGGTTTGTTTGTCCAGTGCTCTATTATGACTTCAGTGACCATAAAACCAGAGTTTTGCACCAACCTACATTGGTTTCTACCAGCAAGAATTACCACAACCACCGAGCATACCAGAAATTTTTATATGGTTGATT encodes the following:
- the LOC103996292 gene encoding nucleobase-ascorbate transporter 1, giving the protein MENISHPPMEQLQDLEYCIDSNPPWVETILLAFQNYILMLGTSVMIPSMLVPLMGGTDADKIRVIQTLLFVSGINTLLQALFGTRLPTIVGGSFSYVIPILYIIRDSSLQQIPDPHERFLQTMRAIQGALIIASSLQIIIGYSQLWGIFSRFFSPLGMAPVIGLVGLGLFDRGFSAVGNCVEIGIPMLLMLIGLSQYLKHYRPFRDIPIFERFPVLICVTIIWIYSLILTAGGAYNHRPARTQNSCRTDRANLISSAPWFKFPYPLQWGAPTFDAGHSVAMMAAVLVSIIESTGAYKAASRLAIATPPPAYVLSRGIGWQGIGVLLDGLFGTGTGSTVSVENVGLLGLTRVGSRRVVQISAGFMIFFSTLGKFGAVFASIPFPIFAALYCVLFGLVASVGISFLQFTNMNSMRNLIITGLSLFLGISVPQYFNDTRVSSGHAPVNTHAGWFNGFLNTIFLSPPTVGLIVSIFLDNTLEVEKSKKDRGMPWWVKFRTFRGDNRNEEFYTLPFNLNRFFPPT